A portion of the Actomonas aquatica genome contains these proteins:
- a CDS encoding LptA/OstA family protein: MLRSFLFLLGLGLATSLTAQTDPVAIPLQRTELTADDMEVVSSGTETRAICVGNVMLTGTNLKITCDRLEVVVLREDDPDATLGELKGFKHLFATGNVRIVQGLREATCGRAEVLPLEDKVVLSEDPVVLDRASDFVQRGDKITLFRGEQRMHIINPVLSAPPIQDLGANAPKDEPADTTEPAPETN, from the coding sequence ATGCTCCGCTCCTTCCTTTTCCTGCTCGGCCTCGGACTCGCCACCAGCCTGACCGCCCAAACCGACCCCGTTGCCATCCCGCTGCAACGCACCGAACTCACCGCCGACGACATGGAGGTGGTCAGCTCCGGCACCGAGACCCGCGCCATCTGCGTCGGCAACGTCATGCTCACCGGCACCAACCTCAAAATCACCTGCGACCGCCTCGAAGTGGTCGTGCTGCGCGAAGACGATCCCGACGCCACGCTCGGTGAGCTCAAAGGATTCAAACACCTCTTCGCCACCGGCAACGTGCGCATCGTCCAAGGCCTGCGCGAAGCCACCTGCGGCCGCGCCGAGGTATTGCCCTTGGAAGACAAAGTCGTGCTGAGCGAAGACCCCGTCGTGCTCGACCGCGCCTCCGACTTCGTGCAACGCGGCGACAAGATCACCCTCTTCCGCGGCGAACAGCGCATGCACATCATCAACCCCGTCCTCTCCGCCCCCCCCATCCAAGACCTCGGCGCCAACGCCCCCAAAGACGAACCGGCCGACACCACCGAGCCCGCCCCTGAGACCAACTGA
- a CDS encoding ATP-binding protein has product MTATAPTAPAKGNTAITAEPPEGRLTIRKDLSQFEARMVQAGYPEEVFEDCLFIYQVNQREFSGKYPLLAHLVRSELRIDRSDAFFYQLLGGKYFRRQKGTGKIQGSRETVKEIADALRTWVVFNSEAGGMAFVETPTWQSVADYIDAKREPTEVCKFGGIVGSTGTGKSRMTKRYALINNHGKTVHLEAPSRGSLSKFQVKLGSCYSVSISAPAQERNVRITECVRADSTIIVDNIQKLYNKLHGPNQPVLNYLQELQDDTGCTIILNWTPVFTEIFREGADQRYFEQFVGRLGGLDTIIELPEFTPLADLKAIAAKMEIAGGKNAIDLMRRWSRQPGRQRILFSRLQRARRFATDEGCDYIKLAHLEAADCIAITPSAEEGAA; this is encoded by the coding sequence ATGACTGCAACTGCACCCACCGCCCCTGCCAAGGGCAACACCGCAATCACCGCCGAACCGCCCGAGGGTCGGCTCACGATCCGTAAGGATCTGAGCCAGTTTGAAGCTCGGATGGTCCAGGCTGGATACCCCGAGGAAGTCTTCGAGGACTGCCTCTTCATCTACCAGGTCAATCAACGTGAGTTCTCCGGCAAGTATCCCCTGCTGGCTCACCTGGTGCGCAGTGAGCTGCGCATCGACCGCTCCGACGCGTTCTTCTACCAGCTGCTCGGCGGGAAGTATTTCCGCCGTCAAAAGGGAACGGGGAAGATCCAAGGGTCGCGCGAAACCGTGAAGGAAATCGCCGACGCCCTGCGCACGTGGGTCGTATTCAACAGCGAGGCCGGCGGCATGGCCTTCGTCGAGACGCCCACGTGGCAATCCGTCGCCGACTACATCGACGCCAAGCGCGAGCCCACCGAGGTCTGCAAGTTTGGCGGGATCGTCGGCAGCACCGGCACCGGGAAGAGCCGCATGACCAAGCGCTACGCTCTGATCAACAACCACGGCAAAACGGTGCACCTCGAGGCACCTTCGCGCGGCTCTCTCTCCAAGTTCCAGGTTAAGCTGGGAAGCTGTTACAGCGTCTCGATCAGCGCACCGGCGCAGGAGCGCAACGTGCGCATCACCGAGTGCGTTCGCGCCGATTCCACCATCATCGTCGACAACATCCAGAAGCTCTACAACAAGCTCCACGGACCCAACCAGCCCGTCCTTAACTATCTCCAGGAGCTGCAGGACGACACCGGCTGCACGATCATCCTGAACTGGACGCCGGTCTTCACCGAGATCTTCCGCGAGGGAGCCGACCAGCGCTACTTCGAACAGTTTGTCGGCCGCTTGGGTGGCCTGGACACGATCATCGAATTGCCGGAGTTCACGCCGCTGGCCGACCTCAAAGCCATCGCCGCAAAGATGGAGATCGCCGGTGGGAAGAACGCGATCGACCTCATGCGCCGGTGGTCGCGCCAACCCGGTCGGCAACGAATCCTCTTCTCGCGCCTGCAGCGCGCCCGCCGCTTCGCCACCGATGAAGGGTGCGACTACATCAAGCTCGCCCACCTCGAGGCAGCAGACTGCATCGCCATCACCCCTAGCGCTGAGGAGGGCGCAGCGTGA
- a CDS encoding DUF5131 family protein: MGLNTKIEWTHHTFNIVWGCAKVSEGCENCYAEKWAARCGFEWGPRAARRTFGDKHWREPLAWNRAAEKAGQRRRVFCSSMADVFEDHPTVSTERAKLFALIDATPWLDWMLLTKRPENIEHLTAFGYSDWPRNAWLGFTAENQKRFDERWPIVEHMGRLFRIPYLFCSAEPLLGPLDISAVEWNAGGEDEPESATLDLIIVGGESGGNAREFVVDHAYDIRLQCDRYDISFFMKQLGARPVTTNVNLLDWPDETEWLPWGDHAASARPNLYDRKGGDMSEWPEELKIREMPNE, encoded by the coding sequence ATGGGACTAAACACCAAGATTGAGTGGACTCACCACACCTTCAACATCGTCTGGGGCTGCGCAAAAGTCTCCGAAGGCTGCGAAAATTGCTACGCCGAGAAGTGGGCCGCGCGCTGCGGTTTCGAATGGGGTCCACGAGCAGCCCGCCGCACCTTCGGCGACAAGCACTGGCGCGAACCGCTCGCTTGGAACCGTGCGGCCGAGAAGGCCGGTCAGCGCCGCCGCGTTTTCTGCTCGTCGATGGCCGACGTCTTCGAAGATCACCCCACCGTCTCAACCGAACGGGCGAAGCTTTTCGCGTTGATCGACGCAACGCCCTGGCTCGACTGGATGCTGCTCACCAAGCGGCCGGAGAACATCGAACACCTCACGGCGTTCGGCTACAGTGACTGGCCGCGCAACGCCTGGCTCGGCTTCACGGCCGAGAACCAGAAGCGATTCGACGAACGCTGGCCCATCGTCGAACACATGGGGCGACTGTTCCGAATCCCGTATCTGTTCTGCTCCGCGGAACCGCTTCTCGGTCCTCTGGATATTTCCGCGGTCGAGTGGAATGCAGGGGGCGAAGATGAGCCGGAGTCGGCTACATTGGATCTGATCATCGTTGGCGGTGAGAGCGGTGGGAATGCCCGTGAGTTCGTGGTCGACCACGCCTATGACATCCGTCTCCAGTGCGATCGCTACGACATTAGCTTCTTCATGAAGCAGCTGGGGGCTCGGCCGGTTACGACCAACGTCAATCTCCTCGACTGGCCCGATGAAACCGAGTGGCTGCCATGGGGTGATCACGCGGCCAGCGCCCGCCCGAACCTCTACGATCGCAAAGGCGGAGACATGTCGGAGTGGCCGGAAGAACTCAAAATCCGGGAGATGCCGAACGAATGA
- a CDS encoding GxxExxY protein, with product MPQSTINELCDTVRETAFAIHRYHRHGHLEKIYENALAHRLQKVGISAIQQHPLHVYDEDGTILGEYFADLFVDNRLIVELKAVRAVSDEHTAQILGYLRSSRIETGLLINFGAP from the coding sequence ATGCCCCAATCCACCATCAACGAGCTCTGTGACACCGTCCGAGAAACCGCCTTCGCGATTCACCGCTACCATCGCCATGGGCATCTCGAAAAAATCTACGAAAACGCCCTGGCCCATCGCCTGCAAAAGGTCGGTATCTCCGCAATCCAACAGCACCCTCTCCACGTCTACGATGAAGACGGCACAATTCTCGGCGAATACTTTGCGGATCTCTTCGTGGACAACCGGCTCATCGTCGAATTGAAGGCAGTCAGGGCAGTAAGCGACGAGCATACCGCTCAGATTCTTGGTTACCTACGATCTTCCCGCATTGAGACCGGACTACTGATCAACTTTGGTGCCCCGTGA
- a CDS encoding KdsC family phosphatase: MPSLSDIPAARWAAIKLFATDVDGVLTDGCIHVSSDGVETKTFNVLDGMGMVRLLRDNIAVAWISGRASGATTVRATELKIPHLIQGRSDKYTALSELAAELGLSAEECLYVGDDDIDAGALAWAGIGITVPDAMPAAVNAADAMTTRRAGAGAIREICEQILAHSGQD; this comes from the coding sequence ATGCCTTCCCTGTCCGACATTCCCGCCGCCCGCTGGGCCGCCATCAAACTCTTCGCCACCGATGTTGATGGCGTGCTGACCGACGGCTGCATCCATGTCTCTTCCGATGGCGTTGAAACCAAGACCTTCAACGTGCTCGACGGCATGGGCATGGTCCGCCTCCTGCGCGACAACATCGCGGTCGCCTGGATCTCCGGCCGCGCCTCCGGTGCCACCACCGTGCGCGCCACCGAGCTCAAGATTCCGCACCTCATCCAGGGTCGCAGTGACAAATACACCGCGCTCTCCGAACTCGCAGCCGAACTCGGTCTCAGCGCCGAAGAATGCCTCTACGTCGGCGACGACGACATCGATGCCGGCGCCCTCGCTTGGGCCGGCATCGGCATCACCGTGCCCGACGCCATGCCGGCCGCCGTCAACGCCGCCGACGCCATGACCACCCGCCGCGCCGGCGCCGGCGCCATCCGCGAGATTTGTGAACAAATCCTCGCGCACAGCGGTCAGGACTAA
- a CDS encoding DUF3164 family protein, giving the protein MSTTPTIPEGYKADSLGRLVPVANIKPIDLERDTLVDSLVSQARFLNERLRAFRISAHDDIQALAELSAEKYGATLGGKKGNLTLTSYDGRYKVMRAISEQLVFDERLQAAKKLIDECITDWADGARPELRTLIDDAFQVNKQGRIDTARVLSLRRLEIEDPRWKSAMEAISDALQVSNTRSYIRVYERVGNTDRYQQINLDLANA; this is encoded by the coding sequence ATGTCCACCACACCCACCATCCCCGAAGGCTACAAAGCCGACTCCCTCGGCCGTCTCGTTCCCGTTGCCAACATCAAGCCCATCGACCTCGAGCGCGACACCTTGGTCGATTCACTCGTGTCCCAAGCGCGATTCCTAAACGAGCGTCTCCGCGCGTTTCGCATCTCCGCCCACGACGACATCCAAGCCCTCGCCGAACTCAGCGCCGAGAAATACGGTGCCACCCTCGGCGGCAAAAAGGGCAACCTCACGCTCACCAGCTACGACGGCCGCTACAAGGTGATGCGCGCCATCTCCGAGCAGCTCGTTTTCGACGAGCGCCTGCAGGCCGCAAAGAAACTCATCGACGAGTGCATCACCGATTGGGCCGACGGCGCTCGACCCGAACTTCGCACCCTCATCGATGACGCGTTCCAGGTGAACAAGCAGGGTCGCATCGACACCGCCCGCGTGCTCAGCCTCCGCCGCTTGGAGATCGAAGACCCTCGGTGGAAGAGCGCCATGGAGGCCATCAGCGACGCCCTGCAGGTGTCCAACACCCGCAGCTACATCCGCGTCTACGAGCGCGTCGGCAACACCGACCGCTACCAACAAATCAACCTCGACCTCGCCAACGCATGA
- a CDS encoding alpha-ketoacid dehydrogenase subunit alpha/beta, whose protein sequence is MAFPSLPAILSERQLSAAELSGDDAAASTAAQLRLYAWMHLARRTDNRILELFRQGLIKGTVTGGQGNEGLIVPLTLLADKAHDVTCFSHRDLGGHLIWSGHLCEHLNQYFANADSPTRAREGNIHHGDPVNRSLPMISHLGVMLSNVIGLTDAQCRAGHRPVGFTFFGDGGSSTGDVHESMNLAALLGLPVLFVIENNHYAYSTPEAEQYAAHTALYQRAAGYGIEGRQIDATDALGAATAFADAIATVRDSGRPMLVEVNTLRLRGHAAYDTCDYLKPGESDGFFAADPLPKFRAQLVAAGQTAAVEALETELNTFIETCIKHSLAVARPTADVDALLADVYAPPAAPLPWQPEPATAKPLNFAQAINAALRKVLTERPESLVLGQDIATYGGAFKVTDGLLADFGRSRVFNTPLAESACTGYAIGLALGGHRPIEEFQFSDFVTEAATQITLNAATYHFRAGAQVPVVFRLPTGGGLTFGSFHSQELDSFLLSMPGIKALYPSTPQDAFNAVLAAYEDNNPVLLFEHKALYRAVKAPVAFDPNYREVWRPRHLARGDFATVVTYGQMVGLAEQATAYFRDEYEVDFDLFDLRALNPLPLDAIKASLARTHRLIVLHEGRRTHGFGAELVAQLTEEFFFDLEAPPLRIASLDMPVPFAPELEEAFRPTLDKITTAIADWIG, encoded by the coding sequence ATGGCTTTTCCGTCACTCCCCGCGATTCTCTCCGAGCGCCAACTCAGCGCCGCCGAACTTTCCGGCGACGACGCTGCCGCCTCCACCGCCGCCCAGCTGCGGCTCTACGCGTGGATGCACCTCGCGCGCCGCACCGACAACCGCATCCTGGAACTCTTCCGCCAGGGGCTCATCAAGGGCACCGTCACCGGCGGCCAGGGCAACGAGGGCCTCATCGTGCCCCTCACCCTCCTCGCCGACAAGGCCCACGACGTCACCTGCTTCAGTCACCGCGACCTCGGCGGTCACCTCATCTGGAGCGGCCACCTCTGCGAGCACCTCAACCAATACTTCGCCAACGCCGACTCCCCCACCCGGGCGCGTGAGGGCAACATCCACCACGGCGACCCGGTCAACCGCTCGCTGCCGATGATCTCCCACCTCGGCGTGATGCTCTCCAACGTCATCGGCCTCACCGACGCCCAATGCCGCGCCGGTCACCGCCCGGTCGGTTTCACCTTCTTCGGCGACGGTGGTTCCTCCACCGGCGACGTGCACGAGTCGATGAACCTCGCCGCCCTGCTCGGCCTGCCGGTGCTCTTCGTCATCGAGAACAACCACTACGCCTACTCCACCCCCGAGGCCGAACAATACGCCGCCCACACCGCCCTCTACCAACGCGCCGCCGGCTACGGCATCGAGGGTCGCCAGATCGACGCCACCGACGCCCTCGGCGCCGCCACCGCCTTCGCCGACGCCATCGCCACCGTTCGCGACTCCGGTCGCCCCATGCTCGTTGAGGTCAACACCCTGCGCCTGCGTGGCCACGCCGCCTACGACACCTGCGACTACCTCAAACCCGGTGAGTCCGACGGCTTCTTCGCCGCCGACCCCCTGCCCAAGTTCCGCGCTCAACTCGTCGCCGCCGGCCAGACCGCCGCGGTCGAAGCCCTCGAAACCGAGCTCAACACCTTCATCGAGACCTGCATCAAACACAGCCTCGCCGTTGCCCGCCCCACCGCCGATGTCGACGCCCTGCTCGCCGATGTCTACGCCCCGCCGGCCGCCCCGCTGCCCTGGCAGCCCGAGCCGGCCACCGCCAAACCGCTCAACTTCGCCCAGGCCATCAACGCTGCCCTGCGCAAGGTGCTCACCGAACGCCCCGAGTCCCTCGTCCTCGGCCAGGACATCGCCACCTACGGCGGCGCCTTCAAGGTGACCGATGGTCTGCTCGCCGACTTCGGCCGTAGTCGTGTTTTTAATACGCCGCTCGCCGAGAGTGCCTGCACCGGCTACGCCATCGGCCTCGCCCTCGGCGGCCACCGCCCCATCGAGGAATTCCAGTTCTCCGACTTCGTCACCGAAGCCGCCACCCAGATCACCCTCAACGCCGCCACCTACCATTTCCGGGCCGGCGCCCAGGTGCCCGTCGTGTTCCGCCTCCCGACCGGCGGCGGCCTCACCTTCGGCTCCTTCCATTCCCAGGAACTCGATTCCTTCCTGCTCAGCATGCCCGGGATCAAAGCCCTCTATCCGAGCACGCCGCAGGATGCCTTCAACGCCGTGCTCGCCGCCTACGAGGACAACAACCCTGTGCTCCTCTTCGAGCACAAGGCCCTCTACCGCGCCGTCAAAGCCCCCGTCGCCTTCGACCCCAATTACCGCGAGGTCTGGCGACCGCGCCACCTCGCCCGCGGCGATTTCGCCACCGTCGTCACCTACGGGCAGATGGTGGGCCTCGCCGAGCAGGCCACCGCGTATTTCCGCGATGAATACGAAGTGGACTTTGATCTCTTCGACCTGCGCGCCCTCAACCCGCTGCCCCTCGACGCCATCAAGGCCTCCCTCGCCCGCACCCATCGCCTCATCGTGCTGCACGAAGGACGCCGCACCCACGGCTTCGGCGCCGAACTCGTGGCCCAGCTCACCGAAGAGTTCTTCTTCGACCTCGAGGCTCCGCCCCTGCGCATCGCCTCCCTCGATATGCCCGTGCCCTTCGCCCCCGAGCTCGAGGAAGCCTTCCGCCCCACCCTCGACAAAATCACCACCGCCATCGCCGACTGGATCGGCTAA